A single window of Flavobacterium sp. 140616W15 DNA harbors:
- a CDS encoding beta-ketoacyl synthase N-terminal-like domain-containing protein: protein MNINKIAITAFSSISPLGNNPKDVWENYLSNKHCFTLQELDKQETPVATLDADSKQIVDQVRNSDIKYKFLDNSVLFALAASRQAIKNSGWNSEAVFGINIGSSRGATDLFEKHFQEYLETGKAQTLASPTTTLGNISSWIAHDLQSSGPEISHSITCSTALHALLNGVAWLRAGMVDKFLVGGSEAPLTDFTIAQMRALKIYSRVDLNTDKWPNLAFDLDKIQNTMVLGEGAAVCCLESGEKENAIAYITGVGYATEVLEHNISISAEATCFQKSMKMALKGINPEDVDVIVMHAPGTIKGDLTEYKAIQKVFDSKLPLLTTNKWKIGHTFGASGILSVEMAILMMQHNIFIGVPFAEEQQQTKPIKKVLINAVGFGGNAVSILIEKA from the coding sequence TTGAACATAAACAAAATCGCGATTACTGCCTTTTCTTCTATCTCGCCTTTAGGAAACAATCCAAAAGACGTTTGGGAGAATTATTTGAGTAATAAACATTGTTTTACTTTGCAAGAATTGGACAAACAAGAAACGCCAGTTGCTACACTTGATGCTGATTCTAAACAAATTGTAGATCAGGTTCGTAATTCTGATATTAAATATAAATTTTTAGACAACAGTGTTTTGTTTGCTTTAGCAGCATCACGACAGGCAATAAAAAATTCTGGATGGAATTCGGAGGCTGTTTTTGGAATTAATATTGGTTCTTCACGTGGAGCAACCGATTTATTCGAAAAGCATTTTCAAGAATATTTAGAAACTGGAAAGGCGCAGACTTTGGCTTCACCAACCACTACATTAGGGAATATCTCTTCTTGGATAGCACATGATTTACAGAGTTCAGGGCCAGAAATATCACATTCTATTACTTGCTCTACAGCATTGCATGCTTTGTTAAATGGTGTTGCATGGTTAAGAGCAGGAATGGTCGATAAGTTTTTGGTAGGTGGTAGCGAAGCTCCGTTGACTGATTTTACGATTGCACAAATGCGCGCTTTAAAAATTTACTCTCGAGTAGATTTGAATACTGATAAGTGGCCAAATCTTGCATTTGATTTGGATAAAATTCAAAACACAATGGTTTTGGGTGAGGGAGCAGCAGTTTGTTGTCTTGAATCTGGAGAAAAAGAAAATGCCATTGCTTATATTACTGGAGTGGGATATGCTACAGAAGTTTTGGAGCATAATATATCTATTTCGGCAGAAGCAACTTGTTTCCAAAAATCAATGAAAATGGCTTTAAAAGGAATCAATCCTGAAGATGTAGATGTAATTGTAATGCACGCGCCAGGAACTATAAAAGGAGACTTAACAGAATATAAAGCAATCCAAAAAGTCTTTGATTCTAAGCTTCCTTTGCTGACTACCAATAAATGGAAGATCGGGCATACTTTTGGAGCTTCAGGAATCTTGAGTGTAGAAATGGCAATTTTAATGATGCAACATAATATATTTATTGGAGTCCCTTTTGCCGAAGAGCAGCAACAAACAAAACCCATAAAGAAGGTTTTGATTAATGCGGTAGGTTTTGGAGGAAATGCCGTTAGTATTCTAATAGAAAAAGCATAA
- a CDS encoding regulatory protein RecX yields the protein MKSDCTPKEALQKLEHFCAYQERCHDEVISKLYSLKMTSDEIDAIVVQLITDNFLNETRFACIFAQGKHRIKQWGKIRIVNELKARHITSTNINLALAGISNEEYLETFENLTQKYWNSMQENNQLKKRKKFCDYILRRGYESNMVYEKVKELETETK from the coding sequence ATGAAATCGGACTGTACACCTAAAGAAGCGCTACAAAAATTAGAACATTTTTGCGCTTACCAAGAACGCTGTCATGATGAAGTAATTTCTAAACTATATAGTCTAAAAATGACCTCCGACGAAATAGACGCTATTGTTGTACAGCTTATAACTGACAACTTCCTTAATGAAACTCGCTTTGCTTGTATTTTTGCTCAGGGAAAACATCGTATAAAGCAATGGGGGAAAATTCGAATTGTAAATGAACTCAAAGCCCGTCATATAACTTCTACCAATATCAATCTTGCTCTTGCAGGAATTAGTAATGAAGAATATCTAGAAACATTTGAGAATCTAACCCAAAAATATTGGAATAGCATGCAAGAGAATAATCAACTTAAAAAACGTAAAAAATTTTGTGATTACATCCTACGTCGTGGCTACGAAAGTAATATGGTATATGAAAAAGTAAAAGAACTAGAAACAGAAACGAAATAA